Proteins encoded in a region of the Podarcis muralis chromosome 2, rPodMur119.hap1.1, whole genome shotgun sequence genome:
- the MON1A gene encoding vacuolar fusion protein MON1 homolog A, whose product MAADVHKKDGDVPNGSLVPCDRKQAERSQSPTPGLMQGTEPGAGQEGAMFVHAKSYEDLTSTENQDATPQSPEESEERQGEQAKMEEISKDFSELSTQLTGIALDLEEEIRHSKEDKLELSPQALRRDSVLSGKEEEDVTMDAWRMHQKHVFVLSEAGKPVYSRYGSEEALSSTMGVMMALVSFLEAQKNSIRSIHADGYKVVFVRRSPLVLVAVAQTRQSEQEIAQELLYIYYQILSLLTWTQLSRIFQQKQNYDLRRLLAGSERITDNLLDLMARDPSFLMGAVRCLPMAAGVRDAVSSCLQQAKAKSLVFSILLSKNQLVSLVRKKDQFLHPIDLHLLFNLISSSSSFREGEAWTPICLPKFNSSGFFHAHISYLEQDTDLCLLLISTDREDFFTASDCKRRFQERLKKRGVHHALVEALCTPFYTVSQVGIPDLRHFIYKSKSSGLFTSPEIDAPYITEEEKERLLGLYQYLHSRAHNSSRPLSYIYYTGSNENLLAWVTSAFELYVCFSPLGTKAAAVSAVNKLMRWIRKEEDRLFILTPQTY is encoded by the exons ATGGCTGCTGATGTTCACAAGAAGGATGGAGATGTGCCCAATGGCTCATTGGTCCCATGCGACAGAAAGCAGGCTGAGAGGTCACAGAGTCCTACCCCAGGTCTCATGCAGGGAACAGAACCAG GGGCAGGCCAGGAGGGAGCCATGTTTGTTCATGCCAAGTCCTATGAAGACCTGACCAGCACCGAGAATCAGGATGCGACTCCCCAGAGCCCGGAGGAAAGCGAAGAGCGCCAAGGTGAGCAGGCAAAGATGGAGGAGATCAGCAAGGACTTCAGCGAACTGAGCACCCAGCTCACTGGCATAGCCCTGGATTTGGAGGAAGAGATAAGGCACAGCAAAGAAGACAAGTTGGAGCTCTCGCCGCAGGCCTTGCGCCGAGACTCTGTGCTgtctgggaaggaggaagaagatgtgACCATGGATGCCTGGCGCATGCACCAGAAGCATGTCTTTGTTCTGAGTGAGGCAGGCAAGCCGGTGTATTCCCGCTATGGGTCTGAAGAGGCACTGTCCAGCACCATGGGTGTGATGATGGCTCTGGTGTCCTTCCTTGAAGCACAGAAGAATTCCATCAGGTCTATTCATGCAG ATGGGTACAAGGTGGTGTTTGTGCGCAGGAGCCCCCTGGTGCTGGTTGCTGTGGCTCAGACACGGCAGTCAGAACAAGAAATTGCTCAGGAGCTTCTTTATATCTACTACCAGATCCTTAGTCTCTTGACGTGGACCCAGCTCAGCCGTATCTTCCAGCAGAAGCAGAACTATGACCTGAGGAGATTGCTGGCAGGCTCCGAGCGCATCACGGACAACTTGCTAGACCTGATGGCGAGGGACCCGAGCTTTCTGATGGGGGCTGTACGTTGCCTCCCTATGGCTGCTGGAGTCAGGGACGCCGTGAGCTCCTGCCTCCAGCAAGCCAAAGCTAAAAGCCTGGTCTTCTCCATCCTCTTATCCAAGAACCAGCTGGTATCTCTGGTGAGAAAAAAGGACCAGTTCCTGCATCCAATTGACCTTCACCTACTCTTCAACCTCATCAGTTCATCCTCCTCATTTAGAGAAGGAGAAGCCTGGACTCCCATCTGCCTGCCCAAATTCAACTCCAGCGGTTTCTTCCATGCTCACATTTCCTACTTGGAGCAGGACACGGACTTGTGTCTCCTTCTGATCTCCACTGACCGTGAGGACTTCTTCACAGCGTCTGACTGCAAGCGCAGGTTCCAGGAACGGCTGAAGAAGCGCGGTGTTCATCATGCCCTCGTGGAGGCGCTGTGCACTCCTTTCTACACTGTCTCCCAGGTGGGAATCCCAGACCTCCGACACTTCATCTACAAATCGAAGAGCTCAGGACTCTTCACCAG CCCAGAGATTGATGCTCCTTACATCACtgaggaggaaaaagagagactTCTGGGATTGTATCAGTACTTACACAGCCGGGCCCATAATTCTTCCCGTCCTCTGAGCTACATCTATTACACTGGATCTAATGAAAATCTCCTGGCTTGG GTAACTAGTGCCTTTGAGCTCTACGTATGCTTCAGCCCCCTGGGAACCAAAGCAGCAGCTGTCAGCGCTGTCAACAAACTTATGAGGTGGATCCGCAAGGAAGAAGACCGGCTCTTTATATTAACACCCCAGACTTACTGA